The region AGGTTGTGCAGCTATTTTGCCCGATAGTTTCATCGTATGGGCTGAGGAAATGCCCACCAACGAATTCAGTGATAACATCGCTAATTGGTCTTCCGAACCGGCATCCACGCTTGCTTCCGGACTTAATGGGGGTGATTCGTGAGACTCATTTTCGTCCATCTCATCCGCTACTAATAAAACTTGCAATGTCTTCTGGTCACAAACATGCCCTCTATGGAACTTCTTATCACATTTAAAACAAAGACCTCTACTACGTCTATCTTGGTATTCTGCTTCCGTTAACTTCTTCTGCAATGGAGGAGTAGACTGCTTTCCCCCAACACTACTCGAGGATCCCGTTTGCTGCCCAGAATTACCAGTAAAAAACTGGGTAGAACTTCTTGCAGTCGGCGGCAAGGGAGAGAACCGTGGGACAGCAAATGGGCTGGGAGAAGCCCTAGTGTAATTGTTCTTCTGTTGGAGGCCCAACCCAAGTAGCTGCTGCCCCTCCTCAATTCGCTGGGCCGTCTCCATAATATGGGCCAAGCCCACTGGTTGCAACATGTGCAAAGGCCCtttgacctcctccttcagtcCTTTGATGAAGCATCCTTCCAGCACGTGCTCTGGAACACCGACCACCCGAGAAGCCAGAGCCTCCCAACGGAGCCGATAAGCCTTCACTGTTGTCTCCTGTCGAATGGACAAAAGCTCCTCGGTCGTCGATCCCACTGGTACCTCTCTGAATCGAAGTAGCAGTAAATGCTTTAAAGTCGCCCATGACGTTATGCGATGCCGTTGGTGTTCCCACTGAAACCAAGTGAGGGCGTCTCCCTCCAGTCCGATAATTGCTGCTTCAAGCATATGAGATTCGGACAACCTATTCAGCATAAAATACCGCTCGGCTCGAAGTACCCACCCATCGGGGTTGTCCCCGGAGAATAGAGGAAGCTCCATTCTAGGCGGTCTGAAATCGCGACCACCAATGGAGTCCGTCGGAATAAATGGAGGGCCGGTCGCTGACGGAGGATGCTGTGGTGCCGTGGTCTGGTCATCGCGAAGTGTATGTGAAGAAGAACTATCTCCGTCAACTGCTCTACGGTGCCGATCGTCGTCCTCACTGGGTGCGACTGGTGCTGCCCGACCCGATCCTTGCAGTAAGTGGGTGATATGGGTAAGCAGTAACTCCACCTTCTTCTCTAGGCCTGGAATTCGTTGCGTGTCCGTACGTAAGGCGTCTAATTCCTGCGGGAATTGTTGGAATTGGGCTCGCATCTCCGAAACTTCCCTACGCAGCTCCGACTGTACCTCCTCTAATTTCTCTTCTACCAATTCCAATTGAACATTAGTTTTCGGTCCCATTGTGGATCTGTGCTCTGATACCACTATGATAGCAATACAGAACTAAAGAAACAATTAATGGGGAAATAGAGCCAGCATTATCATTGAAAATACCAAGAATCCGAGAGCTTGGTTCTCTCCAAACAAACAAAGTTTTCACCAGAAATTTCCACACTAATTACATAAAAATATTGACTATTAATAGCCTGGCCTAGCTCATCCCGTATACCCCCATACACCCAATAATGCCCCTTCTAACTAACTTCCTTCTTTTCTTGCTGATCTGGCGCTTTCCTCCGACTCTTCCCCTGCTGAACTGGCATGTTTCTGtgctcctcctcttcttctagcGTACACGTATGTTAGAGGTCTATCATATACCTAGAGAACAGTCTTCAGTTAATTTCATATTAAATCTGGTCTGAAGATGAAGCTCCAATAAAGCTATTCCCAGGCTCTGGTTTCTTAACTTGACAGTCTTTCATAGAATTTCTTACACTGATAACTTCGTTCCACTGCTCTGCACTTGCATACATGTTGGCAAGAAGAACATAATCACTGCTGTGATTTGGTTCTAAATGCAAAAGATGTTTCCTCACCTCCTCTCCAAGCTTCATGTCGCCATGAATTTGACAAGCTACCAGAAGAGTTCTCCATATGATTGCATTGCATTCCATTGGCATACTCGTAATGGATTGGTAGGCCTCCTCCAACAACCCAGCTCGCCCCAAGATATCAACCATACATCCGTAGTGTTTTATGGATGGTTCAATGTTGTAGTCTCTGCTCATAATATCAAAGTATCTTCTGCCTTCGCTGACCAGCCTGCCATGGCTACAAGCAGACAAAACTCCCACGAAAGTGACATTATTCGGTCTCTCAACTTCTAACATTTTTGAAAATAATGACAATGCCTCGTCTACATTCCCATGTGTAGCAAGTGCTAGAATCATCGTGTTCCATGATATCAAATTCTTCCTCTTCATGTTGTTGAATGTTTCATAAGCTTCTTCTAACGCTCCGCACTTTGCATACATGTGAACAAGCGAATTTGACACTGAGATGACATCGCCGAATCGAGTTTTATTAACATAAGAATGAACCCACCTCCTAAAATCCAATGCTCCCAATgcagaacatgctgagagaatcACAACAAAGATAGCATCGTCAGGCTGTGTACCACTCTTGAGCATTGTCAAGAATTGATGCACGGCCTCCTTGTGCTTTTCACAGTAGACATGGCTATCGAGAATTGTGTTCCAAGAAACTAAATCTGGACTGGGCATTTCAACAAATAGTTGGACCACATTTTGAATATCTCTAAACATGTCGTACATATGAATGAGAGTGTTCCGCACGAAGACATGAGAGTCCAAACCATGTTTTAGACAAGAACAATGCATCTGCTTGCTCAAAATATCTGATCCCAGTTGCCCACAAACCTTAATCAAGAAAGTGCATGTGAAACTATCTACCATTCCTCCTTTCTCTTGCATTTTCTTATACAATTCAAATGCTCTTTCAGGCTGATTAGTCTTACCGAATCCCCTAATCATAGTGTTCCAAAGAAACCCATCTGGGTTTTCCACCGAATCCAAAACCAGTAACGCATAATCCAAATCCCTGCCTTCACCAATCGCACAAAACTCAACGATCTTGCCCATAACAAAGAGGTCTTGCTCAAACCCAGCTCGAATAATGCGTCCATGGATTTGGTACAAATCTTTCATGGTGGAACAAAGCTTGAAAAGGGACATAACCCTTTGAAGCTTTTCAAAAACAGTGCCATTTGGGGCTATAGCAACTCTTCtaggagaagagaaagaagagaagcTGAGATTTGAAAAGTACGAAAATGGAGGAAGTGACTGTTTTGTTTTGCACTGATAACAAAGAAGAGCTACTAATTTTGAATTTTGGCGGGTAAGGTGACCAACGGTCAAAATAACTAACTGAAAAATTGTCTTGTTGGTCGTGATCatagttttctccaagattttTCGTTAATGTATTGTGGTATCAATATATTCAAAGGCTTATGTATGCTGCAAATCAGTAATAAAGGGTAGCTTGTAGTACCCATTGATTGTGATTTCATTAAATGTCACGACTTTGTCTGGAATCTTAACGTTGCCTTTTTTATGTTGCCCTGCTAAAGTATAAAATCCTTTCACCAAAGGAATGACTGCAAGTCTAGGATCCAGCATACGTTACGATTGCCAACCCCTTGAACGAACTATGCTTTCAATATCAGGGAATTGCTCTTCATACAACTTAAAATATCTCTTTGGTACTAAGGATTTTCCAAGGACTTTGGTTGTATATTGAGTAAAAAGGTCTCCAGAAGGAAATTGTGATTTGTCAAAAATGACGGTGGTTGGTGTAGGTGGATCTTTTCAAGCATGCTTAGAGGGCATGTTGTCTGAACCCAATGCAAATTATTCTATATGTTCAAAGCTCACCACAAAGCAATA is a window of Humulus lupulus chromosome 4, drHumLupu1.1, whole genome shotgun sequence DNA encoding:
- the LOC133830583 gene encoding pentatricopeptide repeat-containing protein At1g59720, chloroplastic/mitochondrial-like, with translation MITTNKTIFQLVILTVGHLTRQNSKLVALLCYQCKTKQSLPPFSYFSNLSFSSFSSPRRVAIAPNGTVFEKLQRVMSLFKLCSTMKDLYQIHGRIIRAGFEQDLFVMGKIVEFCAIGEGRDLDYALLVLDSVENPDGFLWNTMIRGFGKTNQPERAFELYKKMQEKGGMVDSFTCTFLIKVCGQLGSDILSKQMHCSCLKHGLDSHVFVRNTLIHMYDMFRDIQNVVQLFVEMPSPDLVSWNTILDSHVYCEKHKEAVHQFLTMLKSGTQPDDAIFVVILSACSALGALDFRRWVHSYVNKTRFGDVISVSNSLVHMYAKCGALEEAYETFNNMKRKNLISWNTMILALATHGNVDEALSLFSKMLEVERPNNVTFVGVLSACSHGRLVSEGRRYFDIMSRDYNIEPSIKHYGCMVDILGRAGLLEEAYQSITSMPMECNAIIWRTLLVACQIHGDMKLGEEVRKHLLHLEPNHSSDYVLLANMYASAEQWNEVISVRNSMKDCQVKKPEPGNSFIGASSSDQI